A genomic region of Dehalococcoidales bacterium contains the following coding sequences:
- the rpsM gene encoding 30S ribosomal protein S13 has product MPRIAGVDIPKNKQIWVSLQYIYGIGPELSRRILVRTGISADTKADSLTEDEVNRLREVIDREYKVEGDLRKEVNFNIKRLIEIGSYRGLRHRHSLPVRGQRTRTNARARRGTKKTVAGRGKKRGMTKK; this is encoded by the coding sequence ATGCCACGTATAGCTGGTGTAGATATACCAAAAAACAAGCAGATTTGGGTATCGTTGCAGTATATCTATGGTATTGGTCCTGAGTTGAGCCGGAGGATTCTGGTTCGGACAGGTATTAGCGCCGATACCAAGGCGGATAGTCTTACTGAAGATGAGGTTAACCGTCTCCGGGAGGTTATTGACCGCGAGTATAAGGTTGAAGGGGATCTCAGGAAAGAGGTCAACTTCAATATTAAGCGCCTTATTGAAATTGGTAGCTATCGCGGCCTCAGGCATCGGCATAGCCTGCCGGTTAGAGGGCAGCGAACACGGACTAATGCCCGTGCCCGTCGTGGTACTAAGAAGACTGTCGCCGGTAGAGGTAAGAAACGCGGCATGACCAAGAAATAA
- the rpmJ gene encoding 50S ribosomal protein L36, whose product MKVRSSVKVRCEKCKVIKRRGVVRVICTNPRHKQRQG is encoded by the coding sequence ATGAAAGTTAGATCTTCGGTTAAAGTTAGATGTGAGAAGTGTAAGGTGATTAAGCGGCGGGGGGTGGTCAGGGTTATTTGTACCAACCCCCGGCATAAGCAGAGGCAGGGCTGA